ATCCATGAAAATCCCGAACTGATGTTCGACGTGCATCGCACTGCGGCGCTTGTCGCGACCAAGCTGAAGGAGTTCGGTTGCGACGAAATCGTCACCGGCATCGGCCGCACAGGCGTGGTCGGCATCATCAAGGGCCGCAATACCGGCTCGGGCAAGGTGATCGGCCTGCGCGCCGACATGGATGCCCTGCCGCTGCATGAGGCAACCGGCAAGCCCTATGCCTCCAAGGTTCCCGGCAAGATGCACGCCTGCGGCCATGACGGCCACACCGCCATGCTGCTCGGCGCGGCGAAATATCTCGCCGAGACCCGGAATTTCGACGGCTCGGTGGCCGTCATCTTCCAGCCGGCCGAAGAGGGCGGCGGCGGCGGCCGCGAGATGGTCAATGACGGCATGATGGAGCGCTTCGGCATCCAGGAGGTCTATGGCATGCACACCGCCGCCGGCATGCCGGTGGGGTCCTTTGCCCTGCGCCCGGGCCCGATGATGGCCTCGTCCGACCGCATGCGCGTCGTGGTCGAGGGCAAGGGCGGCCACGCCGCCAAGCCCCATCTCGCCGTCGACACGATCCTGGTTGCCTCCCACATTGTCGTGGCGCTGCAGTCGATCGTCGCCCGCAATGTGGACCCGCTGGAAAACGCGGTCATCACCATCGGCGCCTTCAATGCCGGCTTCACCAACAACGTGATCCCGCAGACCGCCGAGATCCTGGCCACGATCCGCACGCTGAAGCCCGAGATCCGCGATCTCGTCGAGACGCGCATCAAGGCGGTGGTCGCGGGCACGGCGGCCCTGTTCGGCGCCCGCGCCGACATCGAATATGTCCGCGGCTATCCGGTGACCCGCAACCACGATGCCAACACGACCTTTGCGGCCGATGCCGCGGCCGCGATCGTCGGCGATGCCGGCATCAACCGCGACATCACGCCGATCATGGGCAGCGAGGACTTTTCCTACATGCTGGACTCGCGCCCCGGCGCCTTCATCTTCATCGGCCAGGGCGAAGGGCCCTTCGTCCATCACCCCGCCTTCGACTTCAACGACGAGATCCTGCCCATCGGCATGAGCTATTGGGCGAAGCTCGTCGAGACACGCCTCGCGGCGTAATGTCAGCCGACCGATCGCGGGGTGGTCTCGTTTCAACCGACCGCGCGGCAGGTCAAGCAACTCGTTCGTCATCCCCGGCGAGCCCGTGAGGGGGAGGGAAGGGGATCCAGGGGCCTCAAGGTCCGAGCCAACAACTCCTGGACCCCCTCCCTCGCTTCGCTCGCCGGGGGTGACAATCATCCGCGAAAGGTGATGATCCGCCTTTTGCCAGACCATGACCCTCCGGGAGCATCCCCATGCCGATCGTCAACCGCATCTCCGCCCTCCACGAGGAAGTCACAGGCTGGCGCCGTGACATCCACGAACATCCCGAACTGATGTTCGATGTGCACCGCACCGCCGCCTTCGTCGCCGAGAAGCTGAAGGAATTCGGCTGCGACGAGATCGT
This region of Phreatobacter aquaticus genomic DNA includes:
- a CDS encoding M20 aminoacylase family protein; the encoded protein is MPIVNRIAALQDEVTAWRRDIHENPELMFDVHRTAALVATKLKEFGCDEIVTGIGRTGVVGIIKGRNTGSGKVIGLRADMDALPLHEATGKPYASKVPGKMHACGHDGHTAMLLGAAKYLAETRNFDGSVAVIFQPAEEGGGGGREMVNDGMMERFGIQEVYGMHTAAGMPVGSFALRPGPMMASSDRMRVVVEGKGGHAAKPHLAVDTILVASHIVVALQSIVARNVDPLENAVITIGAFNAGFTNNVIPQTAEILATIRTLKPEIRDLVETRIKAVVAGTAALFGARADIEYVRGYPVTRNHDANTTFAADAAAAIVGDAGINRDITPIMGSEDFSYMLDSRPGAFIFIGQGEGPFVHHPAFDFNDEILPIGMSYWAKLVETRLAA